The proteins below are encoded in one region of Calditrichota bacterium:
- a CDS encoding bifunctional riboflavin kinase/FAD synthetase, with protein MDVFLDLNSIPKKEFPIITIGTFDGIHLGHQKLISHVLEKKKRFKGTAFLVTFEPHPQLVLNTRNQPISILTTLEEKLEIVQKFPIDGVIVIPFTKELSELSGSLFIKEILIKKIGFKDIVIGYDHAFGKKRSGNVETLRKMSSEFGFRVNVVDPVSLNGEVVKSTTIRNALRDGDISKATAFLGRPYQITGKVSRGKGRGRESLFPTANLEINHPHKLIPRNGVYIAEAVLEGKSFPAIANIGNRPTFGEKDLAIEVHLFNFDEDIYDLPMKLLLLSRIRGERKFHSIEALKKQIHRDIEIAKNYFQ; from the coding sequence ATGGATGTGTTTTTAGATCTTAATTCTATTCCCAAAAAAGAATTTCCAATTATTACAATCGGGACCTTTGACGGTATTCACCTGGGACATCAAAAGCTTATTTCTCATGTTTTGGAAAAAAAGAAACGGTTTAAGGGAACGGCTTTCCTGGTAACATTTGAACCCCATCCGCAATTAGTCTTAAATACTCGGAACCAGCCCATTTCAATTTTAACGACATTGGAAGAAAAGCTCGAAATTGTACAGAAATTTCCCATTGATGGTGTGATTGTTATTCCGTTTACGAAGGAATTATCGGAACTTTCGGGGAGCTTATTCATTAAAGAAATATTAATCAAAAAAATTGGTTTTAAAGATATTGTTATTGGCTACGATCATGCATTTGGGAAAAAACGATCGGGTAATGTTGAGACGCTGAGAAAAATGAGCAGTGAATTTGGTTTTCGCGTGAATGTTGTTGATCCGGTATCTTTGAACGGAGAGGTAGTCAAGAGTACAACCATACGGAATGCCCTTCGTGATGGTGACATTTCAAAAGCAACCGCCTTTCTGGGCCGCCCCTACCAGATTACCGGAAAGGTTTCCAGGGGAAAGGGGCGGGGGAGAGAATCACTTTTTCCCACGGCCAACCTCGAGATAAACCATCCCCATAAACTCATTCCCCGAAATGGTGTTTATATAGCCGAGGCTGTTTTGGAAGGAAAAAGTTTTCCGGCAATTGCCAATATTGGAAATCGTCCGACATTTGGTGAAAAGGATTTGGCAATTGAGGTCCACCTTTTTAATTTTGATGAAGATATTTACGACTTGCCGATGAAACTATTGCTCTTGTCGCGAATTCGGGGTGAAAGAAAATTCCATTCAATTGAAGCACTAAAAAAACAAATCCACCGGGATATAGAAATAGCAAAAAATTATTTCCAATGA
- a CDS encoding ATP-binding cassette domain-containing protein, with product MIEVKNLTRYYGQKPAIQNVTFNVEKGEVLGFLGPNAAGKTTTMRILTCYMPATSGTAKVAGFDVFDQSMDVRRRIGYLPENPPLYPEMTVESYLKFVGKIKGVDSKNLKKRVETVMDLVNITNVQKTIIGKLSKGYRQRVGLAQALVHDPDVLILDEPTVGLDPKQIIDVRKLIKDLGGDHTIILSTHILPEVSQTCNRVVIINEGRVVAEDTPENLTRRLQGNEKIYVEVEGPAEVIENELRSLDIVSSVVREKETNGNVSFIVESIPNRDIRKDIAKTIVQKGWGLFEMRPVGMSLEEVFLRLTTKEEEVAFS from the coding sequence TTGATCGAGGTAAAAAATCTGACGAGGTATTACGGACAAAAACCTGCGATTCAGAATGTTACGTTCAATGTCGAGAAGGGTGAAGTTCTCGGTTTTTTGGGTCCAAATGCTGCTGGCAAAACCACCACCATGCGTATTCTCACCTGTTACATGCCGGCAACCAGCGGAACTGCAAAAGTCGCGGGTTTTGATGTTTTTGATCAGTCGATGGACGTGCGCAGGCGGATTGGCTACCTGCCTGAAAATCCACCGCTTTATCCGGAAATGACGGTGGAATCCTATTTGAAATTTGTGGGGAAAATCAAGGGGGTCGATTCCAAAAACCTGAAAAAACGTGTAGAAACGGTAATGGATCTGGTGAACATTACCAATGTTCAAAAAACCATTATCGGAAAATTGTCAAAAGGGTATCGTCAGCGTGTGGGGTTGGCGCAGGCATTGGTTCACGATCCGGACGTACTGATTCTGGATGAACCCACGGTCGGGCTCGATCCCAAGCAGATTATTGACGTACGAAAGTTGATTAAAGACCTTGGGGGAGATCACACGATTATTTTGAGCACGCACATTCTTCCCGAAGTGAGTCAAACTTGTAATCGGGTGGTTATCATTAACGAAGGACGGGTGGTGGCTGAAGATACGCCCGAAAACCTGACTCGCCGGCTTCAGGGAAATGAAAAGATTTATGTGGAAGTTGAAGGGCCGGCTGAAGTCATCGAAAATGAACTTCGGTCGCTGGACATTGTTTCATCCGTTGTTCGCGAGAAAGAAACGAACGGAAATGTATCATTTATTGTGGAGAGTATCCCGAACCGGGATATTCGTAAGGACATCGCCAAAACAATCGTACAAAAAGGTTGGGGCCTCTTTGAGATGAGACCTGTAGGAATGAGCCTTGAAGAAGTATTTCTGCGCTTAACTACAAAAGAAGAGGAGGTGGCGTTCTCGTGA
- the rpsO gene encoding 30S ribosomal protein S15: MPLSKEKKKEIMTKFGLHEKDTGSVEVRVAMLTQRINELTEHFRTHPKDHHSRRGLLKMVGQRRRLLNYLNRRDIDKYRSLIKELGIRR; encoded by the coding sequence ATGCCTTTATCAAAAGAAAAGAAGAAAGAAATCATGACAAAATTTGGATTGCACGAAAAGGATACGGGTTCGGTCGAGGTGCGGGTGGCGATGTTAACCCAGCGGATTAACGAACTGACCGAGCATTTTCGCACCCATCCAAAAGACCACCATTCCCGCAGGGGCCTGCTTAAAATGGTAGGACAAAGAAGACGTTTGTTGAATTATTTAAATCGCCGCGATATCGATAAATATCGTTCATTAATTAAAGAATTGGGAATCAGACGCTAA
- a CDS encoding ABC transporter permease, translating into MKSYLAITDRELKSYFVSPIAYIVIALFILITGIFFYLIISNFVELSFRYTMQAQYYRMAPPKLNVNSMAIRPLLHNISLFALFWLPLLTMRLIAEEKKTGTIELIFTSPVRTIETVMAKFTASTTLFVVMLALTFLYMVSLFFFGNPELGPILSGYLGLLLIGMSYIAFGLFFSSITDNQIIAAVATFAFILFFWAIGWMSGFVSPGVGSFLDKLSLINHFDDFAKGVIDLGNIVYYLSFTFFGIFLTYISLESKKWRL; encoded by the coding sequence GTGAAAAGCTATTTAGCGATAACTGACCGGGAGCTAAAATCGTATTTTGTGTCTCCCATTGCCTACATCGTCATTGCGCTCTTTATTCTGATTACCGGTATATTTTTCTATCTCATTATTTCGAATTTTGTTGAACTGAGTTTCCGCTACACCATGCAGGCTCAATATTACCGGATGGCTCCACCCAAACTCAATGTGAACAGTATGGCCATTCGGCCCTTATTGCATAATATCAGTCTGTTTGCCCTTTTTTGGCTTCCGTTGTTAACCATGCGGCTCATCGCAGAGGAAAAGAAAACCGGAACCATCGAACTTATTTTTACGTCACCGGTGCGAACCATCGAAACGGTAATGGCTAAATTTACAGCCAGCACAACCCTTTTTGTTGTCATGCTGGCTCTTACATTTCTTTATATGGTATCGCTTTTTTTCTTTGGGAATCCTGAACTGGGTCCCATTTTATCCGGCTATTTGGGGCTTCTGCTGATTGGTATGAGCTATATTGCCTTTGGGTTGTTTTTTTCGTCAATTACCGATAATCAGATCATTGCGGCGGTAGCCACATTTGCCTTTATCTTGTTTTTCTGGGCCATCGGCTGGATGTCCGGGTTCGTGAGCCCGGGAGTGGGATCGTTTCTGGATAAACTTTCGCTCATCAATCATTTTGATGATTTTGCGAAGGGCGTCATCGATTTGGGGAATATTGTTTATTATCTGAGTTTCACGTTTTTTGGAATATTTCTGACATATATTTCTCTGGAATCCAAAAAATGGAGGTTGTAA
- the truB gene encoding tRNA pseudouridine(55) synthase TruB codes for MTKSKNPTKKTAYNFEDGEIIPIDKPIGWTSFDVVNKIRKALRIRKAGHTGTLDPFASGLLIVLTGKKTKLAPTFINLPKTYEGIIELGVETDTLDVDGKVIGRKDVAEFSPDEIESALKRFEGESFQIPPSYSAVKIGGTRAYKYARQNQPVKLAPRKIHIYSIRLLGYSERDIHFSVTCSKGTYVRALARDVAKALGTIGYLKSLRRCRIGDYSVERAWDIDAFIDWVLSLKQVSEKEEAVE; via the coding sequence TTGACAAAATCAAAAAATCCGACCAAAAAGACAGCCTATAATTTTGAGGATGGCGAGATTATTCCCATCGACAAACCCATTGGTTGGACGTCGTTTGATGTGGTTAATAAAATCCGGAAGGCATTGCGGATTAGAAAAGCGGGTCATACTGGAACCCTTGATCCCTTTGCATCGGGTTTGTTAATTGTTCTTACGGGAAAAAAAACAAAGCTGGCCCCCACATTTATCAATTTACCAAAGACGTATGAAGGAATTATTGAATTAGGTGTGGAGACCGACACTCTGGATGTGGATGGGAAGGTAATTGGCCGGAAAGACGTTGCAGAATTTTCGCCGGATGAAATTGAATCGGCTTTGAAACGTTTTGAAGGAGAATCTTTTCAGATACCTCCTTCGTATTCGGCCGTTAAAATTGGTGGAACGCGGGCTTACAAATATGCGCGTCAAAACCAGCCGGTCAAACTGGCTCCCCGAAAAATTCATATTTATTCGATTCGTTTGTTAGGCTATTCGGAACGCGACATTCATTTTAGCGTTACCTGCTCAAAGGGAACCTATGTCCGGGCGCTGGCAAGAGATGTTGCAAAGGCGTTAGGGACCATCGGATATCTGAAATCCCTGAGGCGGTGCCGGATCGGGGATTATTCAGTGGAGAGGGCATGGGACATTGATGCATTTATTGATTGGGTTTTGAGCTTAAAACAGGTGTCTGAAAAAGAAGAAGCGGTGGAATAA